Part of the Halogeometricum rufum genome, TGTCGTCAGCACGTAGTTGACGAGCCCCGTATCCTGCATCATCAGCAGGAACACCGTCGAGTACGCGACGAGGTTCGCCGACACCGGCAGGGCGAGGACGGTGCGGAAGACGCCCCGGAACTTGACGAACGACGCGTCCAGCGCCACCGCCAGAAGCAACGCGATGCCGACCATCAGCGGCACCTGCACGAGCAGGATGAACACCGTGTTGAACAGCGCCTGGTGGAACAGCGCGTCTGAGAACATCGCCGCGTAGTTCGACAGCCCCACGAACTCCAGTCGCGAGAGGCTGAGGAGCCTGAACGAGAAGAACCCCGTGTCTATCCAGAGCAGCGTCTCGCTGCCGACGCCCTGGAACCTGAAGAACGACAGGTACAGCGTGTAGAAGATGGGGAACGCGAGGAAGACGGTGAACAGCGCGATGGCCGGGAGCAAGAACAGGTAGCCGACGAGGCCGTCGCTGGCCGACGGCATCGCCGCCGAGACCGACTGCCGCCAGAAGCGGAGCGAGTCGCGGGCGTTCGAGAAGCGGGGTGAGTCTTGCGTCGCCATCAGGTGGTCACGCGAGTTCCCGATCCGTTCGGTCCGCGACCTGTTCTGCGGCGCGCTGGACCGCCTTCTCGGGCGAGATGTCGCCGCTCATCATGGTGCGGAAGTGCGTGTTGACGGCCTTCGTGACCTCCGGCGTGTCCGGCGTGTAGCGGTACGGCGGGATCTCGGGCGCGATGTCCGCGAACAGTCGGCCGGCCGGCTGACCGCCGAGGAACTCGTTCTCCTGGTCGAACGCCTCGCTCTCGTACGTCGTCTCGAGGGCGGGGAAGATGCCGTACTCGTTGTACATCTGAATCTGGTTCTCCTTGTTCGCCAGCGTGTACACCATGTAGTCCCACGCGCGCCGCGCGACGGGGTCGTCGACCTGGTCTGCGATGGTGACGTTCGACCCGCCCCAGTTGGTCGCGCGGGGGCCGCCCGATTCGAGCGCGGGCGGTTTGATGACCCCCCACTGGCCCGACGTGTCGGAGAGTTCGGCTTTCAGCGTCCCCTCCATCCACGCGCCGGCGGTGAGACTCGCCGTCGACCCGTTTCCGAACGCCGTGAACCACGACGACGACCACGACGCGAGGTCGTTGGCGATGCCGGAGTTGTGGACGCGTTGGAGAATCTGCGCGACTTTCACGCTCTTGTCGCTGTGGATGTTGACCGCGCCCGACTCGGTGAACGGTTGCCCGCCGAGTTGCCGGAACATCATCCGCCAGAGGCCGTCGTAGTCGTTCGGCGGCAGGTTGAGCATGTACTGGCCGTCCGGGAGTTTCTTGCCCTCCTCGATGAACTGGTCCCACGTCTCGATGCTCTCGGAGTCGATGCCGTGTTCGTCGTAGACGTCGCGCCGGTAGAACGTCCCGACGGGACCGATGTCCCACGGGAGCGCGTACACGCCGCCGTCCTTCGTCAGCGGTTCCCACTTCCCGTCGACGAACTTGTCGCGGACGCCCGACTCCTCCAGCCACCCGGAGAGGTCGCGGAGGCCGCCCGTGGAGACCCACGCCGCCGCGTCCACGCTCTCCATCATCGCCGCCCCGGGCGCGCCGGACCCCGAGAGGAGCGTCGACTTGAACTTGCTCTTCATGTCCGCCCGGCCGATCTGGGTTATC contains:
- a CDS encoding carbohydrate ABC transporter permease — its product is MATQDSPRFSNARDSLRFWRQSVSAAMPSASDGLVGYLFLLPAIALFTVFLAFPIFYTLYLSFFRFQGVGSETLLWIDTGFFSFRLLSLSRLEFVGLSNYAAMFSDALFHQALFNTVFILLVQVPLMVGIALLLAVALDASFVKFRGVFRTVLALPVSANLVAYSTVFLLMMQDTGLVNYVLTTIGLDPIPWFTSGFWSRMTIVGAVTWRWTGYNMIILLAGLQNVPQQLYEAAEIDGANRIEKFRYVTVPQLRPVLLFVFVTSTIGTFKLFSEPVIINSGGAPLESTITIVQYIYQTAFIDFRLGYASALTYVLIGVVSVLSAVQLRVGGDDDA
- a CDS encoding extracellular solute-binding protein — its product is MTGADSSLDRRQLLKYLGLTGAAGLAGCAGTGDRPSTATEGGGSTATSGGGDQATQTTQSGPEMADSIEVWGWDVAAKSLDLIDEPYEEAHGGDVKITQIGRADMKSKFKSTLLSGSGAPGAAMMESVDAAAWVSTGGLRDLSGWLEESGVRDKFVDGKWEPLTKDGGVYALPWDIGPVGTFYRRDVYDEHGIDSESIETWDQFIEEGKKLPDGQYMLNLPPNDYDGLWRMMFRQLGGQPFTESGAVNIHSDKSVKVAQILQRVHNSGIANDLASWSSSWFTAFGNGSTASLTAGAWMEGTLKAELSDTSGQWGVIKPPALESGGPRATNWGGSNVTIADQVDDPVARRAWDYMVYTLANKENQIQMYNEYGIFPALETTYESEAFDQENEFLGGQPAGRLFADIAPEIPPYRYTPDTPEVTKAVNTHFRTMMSGDISPEKAVQRAAEQVADRTDRELA